One Pyxicephalus adspersus chromosome 3, UCB_Pads_2.0, whole genome shotgun sequence genomic window carries:
- the LOC140326520 gene encoding excitatory amino acid transporter 1-like isoform X2, giving the protein MTAVMEPTPEAINISGIVDNVTRAMEKLQEMIDLEEVVPVAGSSNGVNALGLVVFSIGFGLVIGNMKEKGRALKEFFDCLNEAIMRLVAIIIWYAPIGILFLISGKILEMDDLLVMGGQLGMYTITVIIGLLIHALIVLPLLFFIVTRRNPWPFIAGLLQALVTALGTSSSSATLPITFKCLEENNGVDKRVTRFVLPVGATINMDGTALYEALAAIFIAQVNNYELNFGQIITISITATAASIGAAGIPQAGLVTMVIVLTSVGLPTEDITLIIAVDWFLDRLRTTTNVLGDSLGAGIVEHLSRHELQKQDAELGNSVLEESEKSYHLICTGNDIQKHPSSETCM; this is encoded by the exons ATGACAGCAGTAATGGAGCCAACCCCAGAAGCCATTAACATCAGTGGCATTGTGGACAATGTGACCCGTGCCATGGAAAAACTCCAGGAAATGATAGACTTGGAAGAGGTAGTGCCTGTGGCAGGCTCATCAAATGGGGTAAATGCCTTGGGCCTAGTGGTCTTTTCCATTGGTTTTGGACTTGTAATTGGAAACATGAAGGAAAAAGGAAGGGCTCTCAAAGAGTTCTTTGATTGCCTTAACGAGGCCATCATGAGACTGGTGGCAATTATTATATG gTATGCTCCAATTGGTATATTGTTCCTAATATCAGGAAAGATCCTAGAAATGGATGACTTGCTGGTTATGGGAGGACAGCTGGGAATGTACACCATAACTGTTATAATAGGACTCCTTATACATGCTTTGATTGTACTGCCATTATTGTTCTTCATTGTTACTCGGAGGAACCCATGGCCATTCATTGCTGGACTTCTACAGGCTCTTGTCACTGCCTTGGGGACATCATCAAG CTCTGCTACTTTGCCCATCACTTTCAAATGTTTGGAGGAGAACAATGGTGTGGACAAGCGTGTCACACGATTTGTGCTGCCAGTGGGAGCCACGATTAATATGGATGGTACAGCCCTGTATGAGGCACTAGCTGCTATATTTATTGCACAAGTAAACAATTATGAACTAAACTTTGGACAAATAATCACAATCAG CATCACAGCCACTGCTGCCAGCATAGGAGCAGCGGGTATCCCTCAGGCTGGCCTGGTTACCATGGTTATAGTGTTGACATCGGTGGGACTTCCCACAGAGGATATAACGCTCATTATCGCTGTGGACTGGTTCCT GGATCGTCTCCGCACAACCACTAATGTTCTAGGGGATTCTTTAGGAGCTGGTATTGTTGAACACCTTTCTAGACATGAGCTGCAAAAACAAGATGCTGAACTGGGAAACTCTGTTCTAGAAGAAAGTGAGAAGTCCTATCATCTGATCTGCACAGGGAATGACATTCAGAAACACCCTAGTAGTGAAACATGCATGTGA
- the LOC140326520 gene encoding excitatory amino acid transporter 1-like isoform X1 yields MSEKDGNADSLFLKDSTKGEKSEGRVHSWQHAMQKRASRAGKQMRKVTVGTIRSFLYRNAFVILTVTAVVLGIVLAFVLRPYKMSYRQVKYFSFPGELLMRMLQMLVLPLIVSSLVTGMASLDSKASGKMGLRAVVYYTVTTFIAVFIGIVMVIIIHPGKGTKENMESHGKIERVQATDAILDLIRNMFPPNLVEACFKQYKTQYSTRVYKVPVPSDPNMTAVMEPTPEAINISGIVDNVTRAMEKLQEMIDLEEVVPVAGSSNGVNALGLVVFSIGFGLVIGNMKEKGRALKEFFDCLNEAIMRLVAIIIWYAPIGILFLISGKILEMDDLLVMGGQLGMYTITVIIGLLIHALIVLPLLFFIVTRRNPWPFIAGLLQALVTALGTSSSSATLPITFKCLEENNGVDKRVTRFVLPVGATINMDGTALYEALAAIFIAQVNNYELNFGQIITISITATAASIGAAGIPQAGLVTMVIVLTSVGLPTEDITLIIAVDWFLDRLRTTTNVLGDSLGAGIVEHLSRHELQKQDAELGNSVLEESEKSYHLICTGNDIQKHPSSETCM; encoded by the exons ATGAGCGAGAAAGATGGAAATGCAGACAGCTTGTTTCTTAAAGATTCCACAAAAGGTGAAAAATCTGAAGGCCGTGTACACAGCTGGCAACATGCAATGCAGAAACGTGCATCACGAGCTGGGAAGCAAATGCGGAAAGTGACAGTGGGAACCATTCGTTCTTTCCTCTACCGGAATGCCTTTGTAATCCTCACTGTTACAGCTGTAGTGCTGG gcattGTATTGGCATTTGTCCTGAGGCCCTACAAGATGTCCTATCGACAGGtcaaatatttttcctttcctgGAGAGCTGCTTATGAGGATGCTGCAGATGCTAGTCCTGCCTCTAATAGTATCAAGTTTGGTGACTG ggATGGCATCTCTGGATAGCAAAGCTTCAGGCAAGATGGGTTTGAGGGCTGTGGTGTATTACACTGTAACCACATTCATTGCTGTGTTTATTGGCATTGTTATGGTGATCATCATTCATCCTGGGAAAGGCACAAAGGAAAATATGGAATCCCATGGGAAAATTGAAAGGGTGCAAGCTACAGATGCTATCTTGGATCTAATAAG gAATATGTTCCCTCCTAATCTGGTAGAAGCCTGCTTTAAACAG TACAAAACACAGTACAGCACACGGGTTTATAAAGTGCCTGTTCCATCTGATCCGAACATGACAGCAGTAATGGAGCCAACCCCAGAAGCCATTAACATCAGTGGCATTGTGGACAATGTGACCCGTGCCATGGAAAAACTCCAGGAAATGATAGACTTGGAAGAGGTAGTGCCTGTGGCAGGCTCATCAAATGGGGTAAATGCCTTGGGCCTAGTGGTCTTTTCCATTGGTTTTGGACTTGTAATTGGAAACATGAAGGAAAAAGGAAGGGCTCTCAAAGAGTTCTTTGATTGCCTTAACGAGGCCATCATGAGACTGGTGGCAATTATTATATG gTATGCTCCAATTGGTATATTGTTCCTAATATCAGGAAAGATCCTAGAAATGGATGACTTGCTGGTTATGGGAGGACAGCTGGGAATGTACACCATAACTGTTATAATAGGACTCCTTATACATGCTTTGATTGTACTGCCATTATTGTTCTTCATTGTTACTCGGAGGAACCCATGGCCATTCATTGCTGGACTTCTACAGGCTCTTGTCACTGCCTTGGGGACATCATCAAG CTCTGCTACTTTGCCCATCACTTTCAAATGTTTGGAGGAGAACAATGGTGTGGACAAGCGTGTCACACGATTTGTGCTGCCAGTGGGAGCCACGATTAATATGGATGGTACAGCCCTGTATGAGGCACTAGCTGCTATATTTATTGCACAAGTAAACAATTATGAACTAAACTTTGGACAAATAATCACAATCAG CATCACAGCCACTGCTGCCAGCATAGGAGCAGCGGGTATCCCTCAGGCTGGCCTGGTTACCATGGTTATAGTGTTGACATCGGTGGGACTTCCCACAGAGGATATAACGCTCATTATCGCTGTGGACTGGTTCCT GGATCGTCTCCGCACAACCACTAATGTTCTAGGGGATTCTTTAGGAGCTGGTATTGTTGAACACCTTTCTAGACATGAGCTGCAAAAACAAGATGCTGAACTGGGAAACTCTGTTCTAGAAGAAAGTGAGAAGTCCTATCATCTGATCTGCACAGGGAATGACATTCAGAAACACCCTAGTAGTGAAACATGCATGTGA